A region of the Culex quinquefasciatus strain JHB chromosome 1, VPISU_Cqui_1.0_pri_paternal, whole genome shotgun sequence genome:
aaaaaagtacacaaatatcacttaagtggtcataacttgagacagggttgccagatcttcaatgttttggactcattggaaaggtcttttgattatttaaccaacgatgggtcgggtgatggatccggacatcgtttacatacatataagtgagatccggcttcaaaaaagtacacaaatatcacttaagtggtcatatctcgagacagggttgccagatcttcaatgttttggactcgttggaaaggtcttttgattacctaatcaacgatgagttggacgatggatccggacatcgtttacatacatttaagtgagatccggcttcaaaaaagtacacaaatatcacttaagtggtcatatctcgagacagggttgccagatcttcaatgttttggactcgttggaaaggtcttttgattacctaatcaacgatgagttggacgatggatccggacatagtttacatacatttaagtgagatccggcttcaaaaaagtacacaaatatcacttaagtggtcatatctcgagacagggttgccagatcttcaatgttttggactcgtaggaaaggtcttttgattacctaattaacgatgggtcggatgatggatccggacatagttttcatacatttaagtgagatccggcttcaaaaaagtacacaaatatcacttaagtggtcataacttgagacagggttgccagatcttcaatgttttggactcattggaaaggtcttttgattatttaaccaacgatgggtcgggtgatggatccggacatcgtttacatacatataagtgagatccggcttcaaaaaagtacataaatatcacttaagtggtcatatctcgagacagggttgccagatcttcaatgttttggactcgttgaaaaggtcttttgataacctaaccaacgatgggttggatgatagatccggacatagttttcatatagataagtgagatccggcatcaaaattccagcacctgattcgcaactctgacacttttttatacgtaacttttgaactacttatcgaatcttcaaacaattcaatagtgcagtatggggcaccaaaacaaatcgaatgcaacttgtttgactcaaatcggatcagccagtgccgagaaaacttggcaagaattttgagcaccaaagtgaatacgcacacacatacacacacacacagacatttgttcagttttcgattctgagtcgataggtatacatgaatataggtctacgagctgtttttcaaaagttcatttttcgagcaggattatagccttacctcagtgaggaaggcaaaagattaggcgaataataaatagacttgatattactagtacaggaaaagtatatttttaaggaaaaaaaaacaaaacaaagtctgttacagcagtatcaattggtaaaaaagagtggaaaagcttttaGAGATAAGAAAATcgaaagttagtaaaattaaaatcaaatgttgcatattaaatagaagaatcagtgaagaatttgGAATcagaaaagtaaaataaaaataggagataggtggtagctgagaatgaagagaagagaaaccccgttgtgcgatgttcaggtacatccacagcagttgactcgcaattcgcaattcgcaattttcagtgtaagaacgggccttgaccgatcttatgcactaggttcccgacgaacacgcactgcccttacacctacatctcacccttgctctgagtcagtacgagcagcacgctagaacacgctttgagtgttcgtgccaggcatgcacaccttcttttccggttacgcattttaactcggccgggggtggtacattacgtagggtttgatgtaagtataagcgcctaaccatttatagtgtgcctatcaactttcattaaagcaaaaactgttttattttcagtatgaattcaaaaactagttgttattttactttgtattgttttctcctgaaatcattcctagtgttgagtcgtgtttatatgttgctatttcttttgtcgcggtgttttgttacaatttttggtcctaagcattttataaaagtttttcaaaagtacaatagtaatgttTCTGTTgattctttgatcattccaaaaattgagtaagggctcaaacctcacttgttttaaagaaaagggtgaagattgaaaacaatggacagtgaaagaaatatattattgaagaatcaatagtaaaagaaagatagtaattaatgaagtagataaagaaataaacaatagttaataaatagaggcaacaaacaagcttagattgtataagggcaatttatagggcagatgaaaaaatattcaaatagctaaataaagataaacaaaattcacaTCGCTACCAAATTAAggaaaacagacagtttgttacagcagcatcaattagtaaatagagtggaaaagcgttgagaaataagagaatcaagaaaataaaatcgaaaacaaatggacgataataaacagaaggcgtgttagagaatcagtgaaacaaaataaacagaatatagatggtagatagagagcctggagcctaTTAGAGGACGGACATCTCAAACTAAAagcaccaatcgaagcacgagaactttcaaacggaggtaccaatcgagcaaaagacaaaggattttgctcgataggCACCTCCGCTTGACAGCCTCCGCGCCTCGATTGGCACTTCAGGcctgagatgtccgttctctaacaagctccaggctctctaatggtagataaaaacggaaagaagagaaaccccgttgtgcgatgtttcaggtacatccacagcagttgactcaacatactgcgaatcaaaacaataccgtctacaatcacaaattacttcctttccaacattgttgcgcccctttcttttagccgtctcgactctgacccgcggtggtcaaaggtttacgatccgtttccacaggccaccagctaggtcatcatgaaaaccaagccaacgtggaggtaagaaaataggacactcgcaaggaaccagagctatactgttctgatcaagataattcggatgatctaacagaactacggatgtagttagttacgctccttccaggatgttccttacgtggacgtcaaccgaagagcacgcaacaaggtcagtgccattgcatgctcttaggtatcaatccttggcctgcatccacagcagttgactcaacaaaAAACTCAACGAAAAATTCtcaatttaaactaaaaaagaTACAActagaactattttgcaaattccgggACAGCATAATACCAGATACATTTTCTCAAtacttcatcaccgccattttggccgccatgttGAATTTGATAATTCCGAAACATTTACAAGCACATTAGGGATTTCATATGACGGCTCAACGGCTCAAAAGAAATATCCGAAGCGAAATTTTTCAAGGAATTTCGAGTAATAGAGTCTAGGCTGtatctaaaaataataaaactaaaattccaaagctttttttttcctcaaagatatggaaattagaaaatgaaaaaaaaaaacaacatctgaaaaaataacagttccataaattgaaaatttggtgtttcatgttgaaacacagtaaaaaaatctgattttttatacttttaggTTTCGCATGCTATGTCAGTCTTTCGAGTGCATCCTgtcattgcattagaatgcattgaaacattcCAAATGTTCaggcggccaggcctactgcgtgaaGTTAACTGCAgtgatgattcgttgaagtggattgAGAATTGGTTGAACGTTtataaactcatttttttttctcagacaTGAACCTCTTCCGGCGCGAGTTCCAAACCTGCAAGGACCTCAACATCCTGCTCGTCCTGATGCTCCAGATCAGCACCGAAGTCGAGCTGGAAAGTTCCTCGATCGCGCTGCTGGTGGAAACGCTCGTCCACCACATTACGACGCCCAGCGCCAGCATCCACCCCTCGACCAGCGTGTTCTACATCTTCAAGCTGAAGGAGTACATCCTGCAGAACCTGTCGGTACCGTCCTCGATCATCGGGGCGACGTTCGTAGCGCAGAGCGCCAAACTGCTTTCCCACATTGCATCCCTCTCGCTGGACCGGTACGAGCAGAACGAGGATGCTTACGCGATCGTGTCGGAGTTGATGGGAACGTCGGTGTTCCATCAGCATCTGCAGAAGCAGGCCGCACCGGAGAGCAACTACCACGCGATCATAACTAGCTTGAAGATGTTCCAGTGCTTTGCGTCGTTGTTTTTGGAGTTTACCGACGAGTCGCCGTACCGGCTGCAGGAGAAGACCGTGGACGGGGTGCCGCACCTGCTGCCCGTTGAGGCGGACACGTTTTATGACATGATCTACACGGTGGAGCACTTGCTGGTGTCGGAGTTTGACGATGTGAAGGCGACGGCGTTGAGGTTGCTGTACAACAAGCACTTTGCGTATCATTACGGGCCGGCGATGCAGGGTCGGCTGTCGTTGATCTACTCGTACAAGAACCCGTCGGCGGTGCTGGAGGCGATGATCAGCTTCTTTGACGAGTCGCACATTGCGCTGTTGTCGTCGTTGCGCGACCACGAGCGGGATCTGTTTGCGATGATGAAGAACGATGGGCAGTTGTACAATCAGATCGACGCGATCACGGAGGCGTTTTTCGGGTACACGGAGTCGCGGACGTTGCGGATTTTGGACGACATTAAGGCGTTTCCGAAGATGTTGATCTTGGTGAATCGGGTGGTGGAGTTTGTGCTGCGATCGCTGAACTGTGCGAAGACGGACGAGCAGCGGTTGATGGTGGGGTCGACGTTTGAGATCATGGACAATAGCTTGCAGCTGCTGTTGGAGCGATCGTCGCAGCGATCGACGAACTTGGCGGCGGACAAGAAGACCATGATGGTGGCGATGTGGAAGGCGCTGCGATCGGCGGGGAGTTTCCTGGAGAATTACGCCATGTGGACGTTGGACAATTACCGGAATCGGTTGGATACGATCGATCATCTGTCGATCTGTTTGAGGGCGTTCATCATGATGCTGCTCAACTGTTGCCACCGGGGTGCGATCGAGTCCGCTGGAGTTGGGTTTGGTCGGGTGATCAAGAAGATCGCCGCGTTGAAGGAGTGTTTGGTTGTGAGGAATGATCACCGGAGTCGACAGGCGAAGCGCATCGTGGAGCTTGCCGAGCGGATGTTCCGTGCGTTGGTTCGACTGGATCTGCAGGAGAGTGACTTCCGGCGGTGTCGCGGCTACCTCTGGCTCATCCACAACTTTATCAAAAGTGACTCTAATACTAACGCGGAGCGATCGTACCTCAAGATCTACATCGAGATGCATCGGATGCCGGTGAACGGAATGCTCGTTCCGGCGGATGCCCTCAGCAGAATGTCCGTACTACAGCTGCACCAGCTCAACCTGATGGTTCGTGAAGCCACGATGAACGAAACGATCCTCGAGTACATTGACGACCTGATGATCATCGCGCTGGAGCGGTTCAAATCCCCCGAATGGACCATGCGAAACGCAGCCCTGCAACTGTACTCCTCGATCGTGACCAAGCTCGTCGGCCAACGGCAGCAGTGCTCCGACCCCGACTGCAACTGGCCGATCGTGTACGTCTCCCTCAACGAGATCATCTTCAAACTAACGAAATCCACCAAATACATCCTGAAGCAACTCCGCTCCGCCGATCGCGTCCCAACGCCCTTCCTCATCCTGGTGCTCGAGTTCCTCGCCAAGGTCGAATACCGCGCGTACAGCGTCCCCGGCCAGAAGGCCACCGTCGTCGACTTCCGGATACAGATGTGGCGCTTCCTCAGCCACGAAAACGACCAGGTTCGCATCCTGGCGGCCACCTGCTTCACCCAACTCCACGAGTTCCACGACGAAATCCCCCGCATGATGGAGAACCTCATCATCATCCTGTTCACCGCCCGGGGCAACGAAAACTTCCGCCACGGCCTGCTCAAGGCGATCCACTTTTGCATCCGGAAGTACGTCACCAACGCACGCCACGTCGGCGCCACCAAGGAAGACTTCCTCGCCCAAATGCGCCACCTGATGGAGAAGTACTCCGTACTGGACACGGCGATGGTCTCCAGCTATCGACTAAGGTGAGAAGTTCTTCAATCTCCCGCGAAACTCCCGATTCAAACTCTCTCTTCTTCCAGATATCACCTGCTCGACCTGCTGCTCTACCTGGGCTTTGCCAAGATGGACCGCACCGTGGTTTCCCAAGTCTTCCACAAGCTGGCACCCAGCAATCACGGCTTGAACGTGTTCCTCATGAAGACGAACGCGCTGTACAACGCCCGGGCGGAGGAGACTTCTCACGGTGGCGACCCGCCCGCGATGGAGTACGAAGTGATCATCGAGTGTTCGGACAATTTTGGCGGTCCCGGCGGCGATGCGGATCCCGACGAGGACTAGCGGAGGGGAAAGGGGGTGGTGGAGACGACGCCCCCTCCTCCTTAGAAGATGTTTTTTCTTGTTATACTCTTTTGCGTTCTGCAGGTTAAGATTGTTTAAATAGTTAGTACAAACGGCGCGGCTTTGTCGTTTTAAGATGTAGGTTAGGAAGTGATTGTGAATTCGATTTTTTAAGATTGGATTGAATGTAATTGTGTACATTGatgaaatcaagtttgaaaataTACTCGTGTGGGCTTGCATGCAAGGTGGCAATCAAATTGCAGCACCATCTGCTTGTTGAGGCAAGTACTAAGATGCTCTGGAGAGaatcaaaaaagttttactGAGTAATTTTCTAGATTATTGCATTTTAACACGTTTTtattaatatgtatttttttaatgcagcCAGCAATTTTTTTATGGCAATCAGAAAATGTCAGAAGCttccaaaaaatacacaaaaaaataaataaatgaaacaaaaactatgcaattcaaaagattttgaaaGCTAAAATTCAGCACGGGCCAACGAGGCttaccgagttgaataaatacggctagagctgaaaaaatcgagttttgctaCGAGTTGAGTACAACTTTTCTACCTACAATCCCGGGAAAtctctttaaattgttttttttttttcggtgatttcgcttttttttcgtttcagagagcgttcttttattacgcaaCGCAGTTGGGGGAGAGGGAGGGGGTCGGAGACCGTGTTACGCTTCataccaaatttttaaaatttgtatggatattttgttacgaggaggtctcaaaaaccgttttttgcgttacgtaattaaAAAACGCTATGTTCTTTAAGACCAAAATCTAGACCAAAATGCACATTTTGAACCATTGTGCGTGATGGAGAAAAATCTGGTGGATATTTGGAGAAATAGTTTTCTTTCttcaaaaatacagtttttgattaaaaaatcaaatcaaaatgcaATTAAGACAAACTTttatatcattttcaaaatttgtaactttttaagaattcaaaaaaagtcacaaaagggtggcgatatttttttagattgcgCTGATAAACATTTTAAAGCTCATTCAAAACTAAATTATTATTCAAGGTAAACATAATATTCTtcgtttttttgtataattccgTTGCGAAACTATTCATATTTCCCGTTACTCTCGAATGACAAAACGgccgaaattatttttttttctaatttcaaacgattgaaattttatacaaaattcaaaaatttcaaaaaattaaaaaatgtcaaacaaattaatttatttataaactagattttttttattaaattttaaaaatttcgaaagatCAAAGGTTTaaagaatttcagaaaaattcaaaacaaaatcaaaattaaaaaaaaatccaaaatttaaagttcatttttttttaattttgcaaacttttaaaaagtcaaaaaaatctaattgttaggaattgaataaaaaaaaaacagtttgctTTTCACAGAAAATCGAAAcgaaattgaataaaaagttAGCAGTACTAAAAAGTCTagaataaattaacaaaaatgtttgataaaaaaaagaaataaaaataaataaaaaaatattcaacttaaAAAAGAAACATGGAAATTGGTAAACATTGTATCAATAATTCCACTCTCCAACCCTATAGCAGATCTGATTTCgtaattgatacttttttttgtatttttaaaggttgttggaatcattgaaaaaaaatgaaattttatttttggtttttttaagcttaggccgatgcaaatattaaaaaaagtttttgtcctcggccctggccgaggtcaagggggcaaaaaaataaaaaaataattaaataaagccatagtcttcacatttaaatgaaaaagtgttttaaaatgcattttacactagttcagttgttttgcaatcattagttttcaaaaaatctaagatctgacaaacaaaaattgtatcgaaaaaggttttgcatcgaaaattttcaaaatcttaagatttttaataaacccaaacatgctaaaaatgattttaaacgcagaagaatgtattttaatttgatttcagctggttgcacttgaattttcattgaaattttgaagtttattgtaaaaatattttttttgccccctgatttttcgggccaattttgaaggggaggggggggggggggtgacaaaaacttttaaaaatatttgtaccagccttattgtaatttttaatattctaaaatttttaagctctttaaattttttaaaaaatataaaaaaattaaattttacttttttttattttgaaatttttagaaatttttaaagttaattttttttaattttttaaaaatcctaaaatttaaaaatatcagaaactttaaaagaattaaaatttctgatttttaaattttagaatatttagaaatctccgatttttttttgaaatttttaatactcttaattttttttttaaatttctgaaaagtttgaattttcaaaagttttgaaaacgaGCTTTGAACCCATATCGAGATTTTTTCGATCGTgggtcgtaatttgtcgatggtagatcgagGAATTCCGATCGAATTATCTCAATGTACTATCGACAAATTTCCACTTGCGAGTCTCTGTCAAATGCTTATCTCCCCTTTTTCAATGTTGCCTGGGAAGTGCCAAACTGCAAAACAGTATCGAAAAGNNNNNNNNNNNNNNNNNNNNNNNNNNN
Encoded here:
- the LOC6042737 gene encoding uncharacterized protein LOC6042737, with translation MELTVTGEYETKRLEWLDRLDAATGINSVLQICQDICTGVDRKQPVGEEPPGTEIAPGSPIWGTRLYLNNELLVRLRRLMESTRTTFAQRRIIAKSLFKIYAHQFRQSRMVFPVGGVLPKGAIAEEETISIYGMIFSGFLTLPGLEDLTTIVKRNFELFQTSGCYTRHFNTVAENMLALCKIDLYDKFFKDHQEKIWHTILLNLESPYKGIREGMLALLKNLIYDDKFVRSLVLPAILRWSWLNRNKLHILLALLGRYQFKYLECLAGEQIQLYPTLELSLHYKHLFSGSQGIVRVLQKQGDDRVFELQVKILMYGEIGLVRTMIKQWFSNLTQADFRRLFQMLQLDQLKVGENRKLIPEYLKRDNFVKFFQYMNLFRREFQTCKDLNILLVLMLQISTEVELESSSIALLVETLVHHITTPSASIHPSTSVFYIFKLKEYILQNLSVPSSIIGATFVAQSAKLLSHIASLSLDRYEQNEDAYAIVSELMGTSVFHQHLQKQAAPESNYHAIITSLKMFQCFASLFLEFTDESPYRLQEKTVDGVPHLLPVEADTFYDMIYTVEHLLVSEFDDVKATALRLLYNKHFAYHYGPAMQGRLSLIYSYKNPSAVLEAMISFFDESHIALLSSLRDHERDLFAMMKNDGQLYNQIDAITEAFFGYTESRTLRILDDIKAFPKMLILVNRVVEFVLRSLNCAKTDEQRLMVGSTFEIMDNSLQLLLERSSQRSTNLAADKKTMMVAMWKALRSAGSFLENYAMWTLDNYRNRLDTIDHLSICLRAFIMMLLNCCHRGAIESAGVGFGRVIKKIAALKECLVVRNDHRSRQAKRIVELAERMFRALVRLDLQESDFRRCRGYLWLIHNFIKSDSNTNAERSYLKIYIEMHRMPVNGMLVPADALSRMSVLQLHQLNLMVREATMNETILEYIDDLMIIALERFKSPEWTMRNAALQLYSSIVTKLVGQRQQCSDPDCNWPIVYVSLNEIIFKLTKSTKYILKQLRSADRVPTPFLILVLEFLAKVEYRAYSVPGQKATVVDFRIQMWRFLSHENDQVRILAATCFTQLHEFHDEIPRMMENLIIILFTARGNENFRHGLLKAIHFCIRKYVTNARHVGATKEDFLAQMRHLMEKYSVLDTAMVSSYRLRYHLLDLLLYLGFAKMDRTVVSQVFHKLAPSNHGLNVFLMKTNALYNARAEETSHGGDPPAMEYEVIIECSDNFGGPGGDADPDED